A DNA window from Vagococcus penaei contains the following coding sequences:
- a CDS encoding YccF domain-containing protein, with product MGLIGNIIWFIFGGLIGAVGWFLAGILWSITIIGIPIGRQCFKLAGLSLWPFGKRVVYRQSGVSLLVNIIWLIVSGLPLALGHLMSGMILCVTIIGIPFGLQSFKLAKLALMPFGARVVSSDTTYMTID from the coding sequence ATGGGGTTAATTGGTAACATTATTTGGTTTATTTTTGGTGGGCTAATAGGTGCAGTCGGTTGGTTTCTTGCTGGTATTTTATGGAGTATAACGATTATTGGCATACCGATTGGCCGCCAATGTTTCAAATTAGCCGGCTTAAGTTTATGGCCATTTGGCAAGCGTGTTGTTTACCGTCAAAGTGGCGTATCACTGCTTGTGAATATTATTTGGTTAATCGTTAGTGGGTTGCCACTCGCATTAGGGCACTTGATGAGTGGCATGATTTTATGTGTCACCATCATTGGTATTCCATTTGGGCTACAATCATTTAAGTTAGCCAAGTTAGCCTTAATGCCATTTGGTGCTCGGGTTGTGTCATCTGATACAACTTACATGACGATTGATTAA
- a CDS encoding SpaA isopeptide-forming pilin-related protein — translation MAFSEKKYDLVFYYVDKRNHGIEGVTFIIYPKRGKKLLKRNGQELLAISHKKGRVHFSALPGGSYRVAMKGAPNDILVFFTVKRSDKKRLVVKRSLSTQVVVKQKAKKIVLVAKD, via the coding sequence TTGGCGTTTAGCGAAAAAAAGTATGATTTGGTTTTTTATTATGTAGATAAGAGAAATCATGGGATCGAAGGTGTCACCTTTATCATCTACCCAAAGCGTGGGAAAAAATTATTGAAACGCAATGGTCAAGAGTTGCTAGCCATTAGTCATAAAAAAGGGCGCGTACATTTTTCAGCACTGCCTGGGGGTAGTTATCGTGTCGCGATGAAGGGAGCTCCCAATGACATTTTAGTGTTTTTTACTGTCAAGCGCTCAGATAAAAAACGCTTGGTGGTAAAACGGTCACTATCGACTCAAGTCGTTGTGAAACAAAAAGCGAAAAAAATAGTATTGGTTGCAAAAGATTAA
- a CDS encoding class C sortase codes for MSKKFRNKFIIISLFLAGILLFTYPFYVNGINYLIDQKRMATYNEQQETKLAERRKKLVEKNNQIKVDGLVVDHDPFNDSQVNRTDGGKKLASHLIGAITIPTLDVTVPIYDTINNDILEEGAGVLPGTSLPVGGDSTHSVISAHRGLAERVLFRELDKLKTGDYFLIDVLGDTLAYQVNDVAVVLPEEIEVIKLQTGQDLVSLLTCTPYMINTHRLIVTGKRVPVTKELAKAKDTSEKNLKTKEVGLLLIIACVLALLSFLLIKTLFAWRLAKKSMIWFFIM; via the coding sequence ATGAGCAAAAAATTTCGTAATAAATTTATTATTATCAGTCTGTTCTTAGCGGGTATTTTATTATTTACGTATCCCTTTTATGTGAACGGGATTAATTACTTAATTGATCAGAAACGTATGGCAACCTACAATGAGCAACAAGAAACTAAATTGGCCGAACGCCGAAAAAAATTAGTTGAAAAAAATAATCAAATAAAAGTCGATGGACTCGTTGTTGATCATGATCCCTTTAATGATAGTCAGGTCAATCGAACAGATGGTGGAAAGAAATTGGCTAGTCATTTGATTGGTGCAATTACGATTCCTACCCTTGATGTGACCGTTCCAATTTACGATACGATTAACAATGATATATTGGAAGAGGGAGCCGGGGTGTTGCCAGGCACGTCTTTACCTGTTGGAGGGGACAGTACGCACTCTGTTATTTCTGCTCATCGTGGCTTGGCGGAACGTGTTTTATTTCGAGAGCTAGATAAATTAAAGACAGGTGATTATTTTTTAATTGACGTTTTAGGTGACACGCTAGCCTATCAAGTGAATGATGTTGCTGTTGTGTTGCCAGAAGAGATTGAGGTTATTAAGCTACAAACAGGACAAGACCTTGTGTCTCTACTAACGTGCACACCATATATGATTAATACCCATCGGTTAATTGTCACCGGAAAGCGCGTGCCAGTGACGAAGGAATTAGCTAAAGCAAAAGACACAAGTGAAAAAAACTTAAAAACGAAAGAGGTAGGCCTACTATTAATTATCGCTTGTGTCCTTGCACTATTAAGTTTTCTACTGATTAAAACACTATTTGCTTGGCGTTTAGCGAAAAAAAGTATGATTTGGTTTTTTATTATGTAG
- a CDS encoding class C sortase, which translates to MKETYLSMGLKIIMVSMFVMGALLFLYPFVSNVINNQFDYQRVQKYQQKSEQELEKQREQLKKKQEKLTADGISAGLSEDVFNDVGKNQRLSDEVVKEHLIGVIQIPKIDVQLPVFDKTTADFLQEGATVLPGTSLPIGGDSTHSVITGHTGLSEKLLFTNLDKLVAGDVIYLSVLGKKSAYQVDQIKTVLPTNLDDIVMVPGEDLLTLVTCTPYMVNTHRLLVRGHRVALPKQKLEKAQKEIIQKNSRQLVGYLLLIALLVLFFVSVIWRQVRLYRTSHQNYKVDFRLFDPKHPLAYESFQLVEYIRRKPCLKNNQPVILVSDSKGRIQISRLPGKKYLLIPLNKKLLPGDIMLYVTRYRSKYFKIKGRKKVKSYRIKNRGTD; encoded by the coding sequence ATGAAAGAGACATACTTATCAATGGGACTAAAAATCATCATGGTTAGTATGTTTGTTATGGGGGCTTTATTGTTCTTATATCCTTTCGTATCAAATGTCATTAATAATCAGTTTGATTACCAACGGGTTCAAAAGTATCAACAAAAAAGTGAACAAGAACTCGAAAAACAGCGTGAGCAGTTGAAAAAGAAACAAGAGAAATTGACAGCAGATGGTATTAGTGCTGGGTTATCCGAAGATGTGTTCAATGATGTGGGCAAGAACCAACGATTATCTGACGAGGTCGTGAAAGAGCATCTGATAGGTGTTATTCAAATACCTAAAATTGATGTGCAACTGCCGGTGTTTGACAAAACAACGGCTGACTTTCTGCAAGAAGGAGCGACAGTCTTGCCAGGCACCTCCTTACCTATAGGTGGAGACAGTACGCACTCAGTCATTACAGGACATACAGGATTATCGGAAAAATTACTCTTTACTAATTTAGATAAATTAGTTGCTGGAGATGTTATTTATTTAAGTGTGCTTGGGAAAAAAAGTGCGTATCAAGTAGACCAAATTAAGACGGTCTTACCGACTAATTTAGATGATATAGTTATGGTACCTGGAGAAGATTTACTGACGTTAGTCACATGCACACCGTATATGGTAAATACTCATCGTTTGTTAGTGCGAGGACATCGTGTTGCGTTACCTAAACAAAAGCTAGAAAAGGCACAAAAAGAAATAATTCAGAAAAATTCGCGCCAATTAGTTGGGTATTTATTACTGATTGCCTTACTTGTTTTATTTTTCGTGAGTGTTATTTGGCGTCAAGTAAGACTTTATCGTACGAGCCATCAAAACTATAAAGTTGATTTTAGGTTATTTGATCCTAAACACCCCCTTGCTTATGAATCGTTTCAGTTAGTTGAATACATTCGTAGAAAACCTTGTCTTAAAAACAATCAACCGGTTATTTTAGTGTCAGATAGTAAAGGTCGCATTCAAATTAGTCGTTTGCCAGGGAAAAAATATCTGTTAATACCATTAAATAAGAAGTTACTTCCAGGAGATATAATGCTTTATGTGACGCGTTACCGTAGTAAGTACTTTAAGATTAAAGGACGGAAAAAAGTAAAGAGTTATCGAATTAAGAATCGAGGGACAGACTAA
- a CDS encoding SpaH/EbpB family LPXTG-anchored major pilin — protein MNKTLGKIISVLVLLFPMLVTLTAGVTAQAAEETVTVNLHKRVFENGESLKTPYPKQNTGEEMADFGGKPLNGVTFEVYDVSSEYTKLLATNDDKQATAKIVADAKAASYAPSYATKVGDKVVTAGEGVATFTDLPMKKDGGYASYLFVETNSPSNVSEKAAPIVLTLPVYKGNTETVNTMIHLYPKNEKQKLIDKDLTDETKAALKTTINGQDFFNVEIGKPFSYGITAGLPWNIKDKHYYRLTDTPDAGMSVIKDTVKVASLTKGTDYIIYTDASKRGYIIDFNVESPAVLALAGKRVSITYDVILSSDAQIDLGINNSAYVELGTVTRPEDKPKWPVTPPTDYPDKPTDPTNPEIPDKPTDPTDPGTPDKPVTGPEVFTGAKKFKKVDLKSGQTLAGAKFKLARVDADNKVIAYATLKDGKYTWANDEATATAFESNAEGLFEIKGLEYSAKLTGGISYALVEFEAPEGYALLTKPVKFDVIKDDYATQTLSIENIKKGLLPSTGGNGIYMFLAAGTVLMAGAIVWYRRSRAEAEV, from the coding sequence ATGAATAAGACACTTGGAAAAATTATTTCAGTATTAGTTTTACTGTTTCCGATGTTGGTTACACTAACAGCAGGAGTAACAGCTCAAGCAGCAGAAGAAACGGTTACCGTTAATTTACACAAACGGGTATTTGAAAATGGTGAGTCTCTGAAAACACCGTATCCAAAACAAAATACGGGAGAAGAGATGGCCGATTTTGGTGGAAAACCGCTAAATGGTGTGACATTTGAAGTGTATGATGTGTCGTCTGAATACACAAAATTATTAGCAACTAATGATGACAAGCAAGCAACAGCAAAAATTGTTGCTGATGCAAAAGCGGCTAGTTATGCACCTAGCTATGCAACAAAAGTTGGGGATAAAGTCGTAACAGCTGGTGAGGGTGTTGCCACCTTTACTGACTTACCAATGAAAAAAGATGGTGGGTACGCATCGTATTTATTCGTTGAAACAAATTCACCATCAAACGTTTCCGAAAAAGCCGCACCAATTGTGTTAACATTACCAGTCTATAAAGGTAATACGGAGACAGTGAATACAATGATTCACTTGTACCCTAAAAATGAAAAACAAAAATTAATTGACAAGGATTTAACAGATGAAACAAAAGCAGCGTTAAAGACAACTATTAACGGGCAAGATTTCTTTAACGTTGAAATTGGTAAACCATTCTCATATGGGATTACAGCAGGCTTACCATGGAATATCAAAGATAAACATTACTACCGTCTTACAGATACGCCAGATGCTGGAATGTCAGTTATTAAAGATACGGTTAAAGTAGCTAGTTTAACAAAAGGTACAGATTATATTATTTATACAGATGCGTCAAAACGTGGCTATATCATTGACTTTAATGTTGAATCGCCAGCAGTTCTAGCGTTAGCAGGTAAGCGTGTATCAATTACTTATGATGTAATCTTATCATCAGATGCTCAAATTGATTTAGGTATTAATAACTCGGCTTATGTTGAGTTAGGAACAGTGACACGTCCAGAAGATAAACCAAAATGGCCAGTGACACCACCAACAGATTATCCCGACAAACCAACTGATCCAACGAATCCAGAAATCCCAGATAAACCAACAGATCCAACAGATCCTGGAACACCAGATAAACCAGTTACAGGACCAGAAGTATTTACTGGTGCAAAGAAATTTAAAAAAGTTGATCTAAAAAGTGGACAAACATTAGCTGGAGCAAAATTTAAATTAGCTCGTGTGGATGCCGATAATAAAGTGATTGCTTATGCAACATTGAAAGATGGAAAATACACTTGGGCAAATGATGAAGCAACAGCAACAGCGTTTGAATCAAATGCAGAAGGCTTGTTTGAAATAAAAGGGTTAGAATATTCAGCTAAATTAACAGGTGGAATATCATATGCTTTAGTCGAGTTTGAAGCACCTGAAGGCTATGCGTTATTAACGAAACCAGTTAAATTTGATGTTATCAAAGATGATTATGCGACACAAACATTATCAATTGAGAATATCAAAAAAGGATTATTACCATCAACAGGTGGTAACGGAATCTACATGTTCTTAGCAGCAGGGACTGTTTTAATGGCAGGAGCTATTGTTTGGTACCGTCGTTCTAGAGCTGAAGCAGAAGTTTAA
- a CDS encoding SpaA isopeptide-forming pilin-related protein, whose amino-acid sequence MRTVIKRIVCLLLFLIITPRVAHATTQQMVTLDLFYPISEQLITNPVLSVYSLTKEEYQEAEQKKITADVTEATNFIKEHKLTKLMEQTLNSKQVIPLTLPLTYQQTDSLAYYLIMQEVDSVSTSGEENRLYPILLTPVNLASESPTIQGKLVPIDGDIYFFKVSETKIPLEGAEFVIYRLTEQGAKDYLVSSSPMKWGDKKDQATLFVSDTTGLVRVPTRTFETGHYYMEEVKAPDGYEITEQAKKIAINLTRDGEDAQQNQVIYVNQQRLTKFQANHLSKQVVEQLEPSIVNQSLDGTPPTKEAVPGKNQPRLTSSTGKLPQTNEQKTIVAALGACLLMSGALILLSKRREKNE is encoded by the coding sequence ATGAGGACAGTTATTAAGCGCATTGTTTGTCTCTTACTTTTTTTAATCATCACCCCTCGAGTGGCGCATGCGACAACACAACAGATGGTTACGCTGGATTTATTTTATCCAATTTCTGAACAATTGATAACAAATCCAGTTTTGTCGGTTTATTCATTAACTAAAGAAGAGTATCAAGAGGCTGAACAAAAAAAGATTACAGCCGATGTCACTGAAGCGACTAACTTTATTAAAGAGCATAAATTAACTAAATTAATGGAACAAACCTTGAATTCTAAACAGGTCATTCCATTGACTCTACCATTAACATATCAGCAAACAGATAGTCTAGCCTACTATTTAATTATGCAAGAGGTAGATAGTGTCTCGACTTCGGGGGAGGAAAATCGTCTATACCCAATCTTACTAACACCAGTTAATTTAGCCTCAGAATCACCAACGATTCAAGGCAAGTTAGTACCGATTGATGGGGATATTTACTTTTTTAAAGTGTCAGAAACTAAGATACCTTTAGAGGGGGCAGAATTTGTCATTTATCGTCTAACAGAACAAGGGGCTAAAGATTACCTGGTGTCGTCTAGCCCAATGAAATGGGGAGATAAGAAAGACCAAGCAACGCTGTTTGTATCTGATACTACCGGTTTAGTTCGAGTACCTACGAGAACGTTTGAAACTGGCCATTATTATATGGAAGAAGTCAAAGCACCCGATGGCTACGAAATAACGGAGCAGGCCAAAAAAATAGCGATTAACTTAACGCGTGATGGTGAAGATGCACAACAAAATCAGGTAATTTATGTTAATCAACAACGGCTAACTAAGTTTCAAGCTAATCACTTATCAAAACAGGTGGTTGAGCAATTAGAACCAAGTATTGTCAATCAGTCGTTAGATGGAACGCCACCAACTAAAGAGGCAGTTCCCGGTAAAAATCAGCCACGATTAACAAGTTCGACTGGCAAATTACCACAAACTAATGAACAAAAAACAATTGTAGCGGCATTAGGAGCGTGTCTGTTAATGTCAGGTGCATTGATTTTATTAAGCAAAAGGAGAGAGAAGAATGAATAA
- a CDS encoding isopeptide-forming domain-containing fimbrial protein produces the protein MKNKKIGIVIFLLLVIQVIIPAISVSVISPEKNEKESFFSKTSDDKPIENIQLGEESEVTYHMKSEGGIKSKIIFPESMEVDFSQFDEEVKSQLIVVNENEIIIEWDRKPDKATDQKIVLPPIKDASYLTAIDLDNEDNSLNEVTLGIIPDTKVEKNLLEERTKSKDNKKQNDQSMSFLKKSPINIVPKTAKKSWVQASASTLYNVALSLNPATPKIDAGAKAVFKLELKVTGALKNYNNAQLIVNLPKDTKMNQNLQELQIADVTPYYDSGNHRLVYNIPLMKTGQTYRTFVELDTVNGSLLNGTKLQANASIEANDFSRVTDTAEMTVNSSFEVSIDKTYDQTLGKDNTKPPISGDYGIWKITATIPEKKQGQLFIKPGTIISITEKIPEYLEFMDFTTTTGYQYNSSNKTVTWNIVAPSIESQTAMSDYLFQREFQVRTRFSANIPNYTKIINQATISAVGLDGVTVNSSASADVTTATGKDSVPTTPGSLFSPAHFGPTDGEGTISDTYTYNMKMPTVYESARLGFSWTMHYGMINGFAGITQNGRPLLDQATATNLQKSLATGNNKEFSTTYIIDNKLTLQNLKITLPQMGAYNNRIAALNELPQSTLTLVVNGQLVGRQVNWSNLSNQIIDGKLVYTRELLGLLPTDDVSQIEFKMINPPPETTVGRLFVEFSIKPNSTGDVINKVSQKVIDAKSNYYFYNVTDENKYLGPRQAKVVPPPSTSYPLAQTDVAFVTSDGNIVKEGPNKVEVSFKNDAGSLMYLNGPFKSYVLLPEGVVLTQNSGRFANGTYRKTLDNFQNSKRHLVELSWDNNITSLNRDENLTAEVDVNITKDALDVLDIGVYSYAEKSTTLKVGSNNDSPIIKNKVEYNYEFMNPNLGQYHYRVHTDNQYQILRKNSVKTEKLVKGERDNNYSLMGHTIPGGIIDYQLRLTNSGQDKIRKLTMLDVLPSVGDLGITDNLPRNSQFTPTLTGPIAIPNDWNGKVTVLYSSTANPKRDDLMANVKYPDNVVKMTNPTNSAEPNWLTASQIGNWSTIRSFKVALNKDVTLNPGENITLSFRMKAPEAKDITNPKLLNTAINENERAAWNSFALALNDLQVVEPLRVGVVMEPKDKPVISKKVNSQEKITLTNKEDIFNWEIKPTFSQDASSWESVTITDKLEPILDIQEKDIKVYDSQWKDIKNQGSLLVNKSNNTVQFSLNKINGSYAYLAGETYTIIIPTKIKADTAPTAIENYIKNGGIPNQATLTFNQSNVVSNTPRVIPPKPIVRRGILPATGGFGNPGNKWTAITLVGLSGLSGCSYLVWQRKGLRKK, from the coding sequence GTGAAAAACAAAAAAATAGGCATAGTTATATTTTTGTTGTTAGTTATACAAGTTATCATACCGGCTATTTCAGTTTCGGTGATATCTCCTGAAAAAAATGAGAAAGAGAGCTTTTTCAGTAAAACAAGTGATGATAAACCGATTGAAAATATCCAATTAGGTGAAGAATCAGAAGTGACTTACCACATGAAATCAGAGGGAGGTATAAAATCAAAAATTATTTTTCCTGAGAGTATGGAAGTAGATTTTTCTCAATTTGATGAAGAAGTAAAGAGTCAATTAATTGTTGTAAATGAGAATGAGATAATTATTGAATGGGATAGAAAGCCTGATAAAGCAACTGATCAAAAAATTGTTTTACCTCCTATAAAAGACGCTAGTTATTTAACGGCTATCGATTTAGATAATGAGGATAATAGCTTAAATGAGGTCACTCTTGGTATCATACCTGATACTAAAGTTGAAAAAAATCTACTCGAAGAAAGGACCAAATCAAAAGATAATAAAAAACAAAATGATCAGTCAATGTCTTTTTTAAAGAAATCCCCTATAAATATTGTTCCTAAAACAGCAAAAAAATCTTGGGTACAGGCATCCGCTTCAACCCTTTATAATGTTGCTTTGTCGTTAAATCCAGCAACGCCTAAAATTGATGCTGGGGCAAAAGCGGTGTTTAAGCTAGAATTAAAAGTTACTGGAGCACTTAAGAATTATAATAATGCTCAGCTTATCGTGAATTTACCAAAAGATACAAAGATGAATCAAAACTTACAAGAACTACAAATAGCGGATGTGACCCCGTACTATGATTCAGGAAACCATCGTTTAGTGTACAATATACCGCTCATGAAAACAGGTCAAACCTATCGAACGTTTGTTGAGTTGGACACAGTAAACGGTTCATTGCTTAATGGAACGAAATTACAGGCAAATGCTTCTATTGAGGCAAATGATTTTTCAAGAGTGACAGATACGGCAGAAATGACAGTGAATTCATCATTTGAAGTATCCATTGATAAAACTTATGATCAGACACTCGGAAAAGATAATACAAAACCGCCAATATCAGGTGATTATGGAATTTGGAAAATAACGGCGACTATTCCCGAAAAAAAGCAAGGTCAGCTATTTATTAAACCTGGGACAATTATTAGTATCACAGAAAAGATTCCTGAATATTTAGAGTTTATGGATTTTACGACTACAACGGGTTATCAGTACAACAGTAGTAATAAAACAGTAACTTGGAATATTGTAGCACCTAGTATTGAAAGTCAAACAGCCATGTCAGATTATCTGTTTCAACGGGAATTTCAAGTTCGTACTAGATTTTCCGCTAATATCCCTAATTATACTAAGATAATTAATCAGGCAACCATTTCAGCTGTGGGGTTAGATGGGGTGACAGTTAATAGTTCAGCAAGTGCCGATGTTACAACTGCTACAGGGAAAGATAGTGTTCCTACGACTCCAGGTAGTTTATTTTCACCAGCTCACTTTGGCCCGACAGATGGAGAAGGGACTATAAGTGATACATATACGTATAATATGAAGATGCCAACTGTTTATGAATCAGCAAGACTAGGTTTTAGTTGGACGATGCATTATGGCATGATCAATGGATTTGCTGGTATTACGCAAAATGGTAGACCACTCTTAGATCAAGCGACAGCTACTAACTTGCAGAAAAGTTTAGCCACTGGAAATAATAAGGAATTTAGTACGACATATATAATTGATAATAAGTTGACATTACAAAATTTGAAAATTACTTTACCTCAAATGGGTGCTTATAATAATCGAATTGCTGCTTTAAACGAGTTACCACAATCAACTCTTACTTTAGTTGTTAATGGCCAACTTGTAGGTAGACAAGTTAATTGGTCTAATTTGAGCAACCAAATTATTGATGGCAAACTTGTTTATACTAGAGAGTTATTAGGGTTATTACCAACGGATGATGTGTCTCAAATTGAATTCAAAATGATTAATCCACCTCCGGAAACTACTGTTGGTCGATTGTTTGTAGAATTTAGCATCAAGCCTAATTCTACAGGGGATGTTATAAATAAAGTTTCTCAAAAAGTGATTGATGCTAAAAGTAATTACTATTTTTATAATGTGACAGATGAAAATAAATATTTAGGACCTAGACAAGCGAAAGTAGTTCCTCCACCCTCAACATCGTATCCTTTAGCCCAAACAGATGTTGCATTTGTTACAAGTGACGGAAATATTGTCAAAGAAGGGCCAAATAAGGTAGAAGTATCTTTTAAAAATGATGCTGGCTCGTTAATGTATCTAAATGGTCCATTCAAATCATATGTTCTGTTACCTGAAGGAGTTGTGTTGACACAAAATTCAGGAAGGTTTGCGAATGGTACGTATCGGAAAACGTTAGATAACTTTCAAAATTCTAAACGACACTTAGTCGAATTATCGTGGGATAATAACATTACTTCACTAAATCGTGATGAGAATTTGACAGCAGAAGTAGATGTCAACATTACAAAAGATGCGTTGGATGTATTGGACATTGGAGTTTATAGTTATGCAGAAAAGAGTACGACGCTAAAGGTTGGTAGTAATAATGACTCTCCAATTATAAAAAATAAAGTAGAGTATAATTATGAATTTATGAATCCAAATCTTGGACAATACCATTATCGTGTACACACAGACAATCAATATCAAATACTAAGAAAAAATAGTGTTAAGACAGAGAAATTAGTCAAAGGAGAGAGGGATAACAATTATTCTTTAATGGGACATACTATTCCAGGGGGAATAATCGATTATCAACTCAGATTAACTAATTCTGGACAAGATAAAATTCGTAAATTGACAATGCTAGATGTATTGCCGTCAGTCGGTGATTTAGGTATTACAGATAATCTACCAAGAAATAGTCAATTCACACCAACTCTGACAGGTCCAATAGCAATACCGAATGACTGGAACGGTAAAGTAACTGTTCTGTACAGTTCAACAGCGAATCCTAAACGTGATGATTTGATGGCGAATGTTAAGTATCCGGATAATGTGGTGAAGATGACGAATCCAACAAATTCGGCAGAGCCAAATTGGCTAACTGCTTCACAAATAGGAAATTGGTCAACAATACGCAGTTTCAAAGTCGCCTTAAATAAGGATGTTACGTTGAATCCTGGAGAAAATATCACGTTATCATTCAGAATGAAAGCACCAGAAGCGAAAGATATCACGAATCCTAAGTTATTAAACACTGCTATCAATGAAAATGAGCGTGCCGCATGGAATTCGTTCGCTTTAGCGTTGAATGACTTACAAGTTGTTGAGCCCCTTCGAGTAGGTGTGGTCATGGAACCAAAAGATAAACCTGTTATTTCTAAAAAGGTCAATAGCCAAGAGAAGATTACACTGACGAATAAAGAGGATATTTTTAATTGGGAAATTAAGCCAACATTTAGTCAAGATGCTAGTTCTTGGGAGTCAGTAACAATAACTGACAAGTTAGAGCCTATATTGGATATTCAAGAAAAAGACATAAAAGTCTATGATAGCCAATGGAAAGATATTAAAAATCAAGGAAGCTTGCTAGTCAATAAAAGTAATAATACAGTTCAATTTAGTCTAAATAAAATCAATGGTAGTTACGCGTATTTAGCTGGGGAAACCTATACCATTATCATACCAACTAAAATTAAAGCCGATACTGCGCCAACTGCTATTGAGAACTATATAAAAAATGGTGGTATTCCAAACCAAGCCACATTAACGTTCAATCAAAGTAATGTCGTATCGAATACACCTAGGGTTATCCCTCCGAAACCAATTGTTCGTAGAGGTATTTTACCGGCTACTGGTGGTTTTGGCAACCCAGGAAACAAATGGACAGCGATCACGTTAGTCGGTTTATCTGGTCTATCTGGCTGTAGTTATCTGGTTTGGCAACGAAAGGGGTTGAGAAAAAAATGA
- a CDS encoding HTH domain-containing protein, with protein sequence MKRILDKYHYRQLFILDRLHESDSWVTSKELSQELNVSKRTITEDFVKINQLWGHKLSLECSKYLGYKLDNLPRSTEFIIKSDILLDTVPIQFIELLFFKPNKNITFYADKLHISASTLYRYLTLINDSMKDYNLEIRNHLTTYYLFSYNELSLRAFMTNFFEHVYGFDSSRFIDNSESLFIKKRIDYLLQKNKLTVAKNHFTHYHVFYFVSLIRQSQNFTILPIEHYKGKELTLKKTDLEFIEHHFPKLDFDTILEIEKSILIHHVKTSTIIAKTEVLYVIKGIVTSTFSQLIQKERKENELSLLVTYLQNVYLMGTLYPDSKCLFYTPYHSFSLQIKKRYPTLYYQAQASLLELSKETDYPFTNHFDELLFIIILKLPSVLNVPHVFDDKPTNNVLIVSSYSEKHAYFLKKIISEQLSSEANRHTYFECKTTYNMEEINLLNYSLVISCSSKIELTEKTILINDFPSPYDIERIELSLTN encoded by the coding sequence ATGAAAAGAATTTTAGACAAGTATCATTATCGACAACTTTTTATTTTAGACAGATTACACGAAAGTGATAGCTGGGTTACCTCAAAAGAATTATCGCAAGAACTTAATGTATCCAAACGTACCATCACAGAAGATTTTGTTAAAATCAACCAACTTTGGGGGCATAAGCTTTCGCTCGAATGTTCTAAATACTTGGGTTATAAGTTAGACAACTTGCCTAGAAGCACAGAATTTATTATCAAATCTGATATTTTACTTGATACTGTTCCAATTCAATTTATCGAACTACTATTTTTCAAGCCAAATAAAAATATAACATTCTATGCTGATAAATTGCATATTAGTGCATCTACGCTGTATCGTTATCTAACTTTAATTAATGACAGTATGAAGGACTATAATTTAGAAATTCGGAATCATCTGACAACTTACTACTTATTTTCTTATAATGAATTATCACTGAGAGCATTTATGACAAACTTCTTTGAACATGTCTACGGCTTTGACTCAAGTAGATTTATAGACAATTCTGAGTCTTTATTTATTAAAAAACGGATTGATTATCTTTTGCAAAAAAATAAGCTTACTGTCGCTAAAAACCATTTTACCCACTATCACGTTTTTTATTTTGTTTCTTTAATTAGACAATCACAGAATTTTACTATATTGCCAATTGAGCATTATAAAGGAAAAGAACTAACACTAAAGAAAACTGATTTAGAGTTTATTGAACATCATTTTCCAAAATTAGATTTCGATACTATTTTAGAAATTGAAAAATCGATTTTAATTCATCATGTAAAAACATCCACAATTATTGCTAAAACTGAGGTACTGTATGTAATTAAAGGGATTGTTACCAGCACTTTTAGTCAATTAATTCAAAAAGAACGTAAAGAAAATGAGCTTAGTCTACTTGTAACCTATTTACAAAATGTTTATTTGATGGGTACTTTATATCCCGATTCAAAATGTCTGTTTTACACTCCTTATCATTCTTTTTCATTACAGATAAAAAAACGCTATCCTACACTGTATTACCAGGCACAAGCCAGTCTATTAGAACTGTCAAAAGAAACTGACTACCCGTTTACCAATCATTTTGACGAATTATTATTTATTATTATCTTAAAACTACCTTCTGTTTTAAACGTACCTCATGTTTTTGATGATAAACCAACGAATAATGTGTTAATTGTTAGTTCATATTCCGAAAAACATGCCTATTTTCTAAAAAAAATCATCTCTGAACAACTTAGTAGTGAAGCAAATCGTCATACTTACTTTGAATGTAAAACTACATATAATATGGAAGAAATAAATTTACTCAATTACTCTCTAGTCATCAGTTGTTCCAGTAAAATCGAACTTACTGAAAAGACCATTTTGATCAATGATTTTCCTTCACCTTACGATATCGAAAGAATAGAATTGAGTTTAACAAACTAA